In the genome of Lathyrus oleraceus cultivar Zhongwan6 chromosome 4, CAAS_Psat_ZW6_1.0, whole genome shotgun sequence, the window GACATTAGAAGGTCATTGGGAAAGATAAAAATGGAATCAATAGAGTTTTTCTTGATTTCATTTTATTTAAAGTTCATAGGAAATAAAGAGTGATCATGATCGATTGCACGCACGTCTGTGACGTGATATTTTGGTGTAAAGTGGTCATAATGACCAAagaataataattaaatactaagACATTTCGTTGAAGTGACGTGTGCAGACTGGGCAAACAGTGTCAAAGAGTTACAAAAACGCCAACTTTCTTCCATCTGATCAGATGATCGAAAGTGGAATTTTTGGGGGGCATCTGTCAGCCTGGGATTTTCACTTAGTAGAAAAGTCAACTGAATGCTGCATTAGGAAAATGCTAAGTGTCAACATCGATTGGCAGAATTCAACAACAATGGTATGTCCACTAGAGCTCCCGATTGGCATATTGAGATGTAGTTTGGAAGAATATCAAGAGTAGATCTTGAGATATATGGTTTGGATAAGTCTTAGAAACAAATCTGGGTAATCACTCGACACCATGTCGAAGATGAGACTTTGAACAGACTTCGAGGACTTATGAAATTGAGGAAACCAAAGACAAAAGAAGGGACTTAGTGTAACTCCACATGCTGCTCTCAagattaccgactgaccccacaaatcaacacaggtcttttcagcatgctttACCCTCACTCAGATGCTTTCTAGAAAATCTTTtagaaggtcacccatccaaatactactccaagtcaagcacgcttaactatgaagttcttatttgttaggctaccgaaaagaacatgcatcttgttggtatatGTAGTATCAatcaatccttataagccttccttcaaccatgcatTCTCATACATACACAACCTCAAGATCATATCATTTCAATGTGAATTCAAGCGACCACTTCCCACCCTCTTTGGCCTCGGGCGTTACAACCACTCCTCACCCTCTTCAACCTCCGGTGTTACATGCATATCAACTTCCACTTAGTTTGTCCCAGACCGCATCGTACCGAGAGAGGTCTtctctgataccatttgtaatgACTAGGTTGCTATCAGGATTACCGACTAATCCCGCAAACCAACAtgggtcttttcagcatgctttgTCATCACTCACACACTTTCCAATAAACTTtccagaaggtcacccatccaaatactactcaaaatcaagcacacttaactatgaaactcttatttgttaggctaccgaaaagaagatacatcttgttggtataggtagtaccaatcaatccttataagTCTTTCTTCAATcatgcagtcccatacctgcacAACCTTATGGtcctctcattccgatgtgaattcgggCAATCACTCTCTGCCCTATTTGGCCTCGGGTGTTACAACCACTCATCTCCGTCTTTGGTCTCGGGTGTTACACTTAGCGCCATCAACAACTATCTTCGACGAACAGACAATTACTAGTCGCTAAGAGCAGTTAGAGAACGTGAGATAATGATTTTCAATAGTTTTTAAGTACCGACGACGTGACAGTGCATCAGAAGATAAGTTGTTGTATTTGAAGGCAAGTCGATTGTTTAGGAGTGAACTGTCGGAAACCATTATTTTTAGTTTAGTATATATAGTAGGCTTATATGTTGTAACCAAGGTCGCAAGTTTCATATACTTTCTCTATAGAACTGAAATACCTAAGTCAAAATGTGAAATAGTATGTGAGTCTGCGtccatttcattttatttctctttATGTTTCCTTAATTGAAACATCTTTTCTTTTATCATTTACTGCATTTATTTAATGTTGTTTATTTCAAACTTCTTTTATTTTAATGTTGTTTATTTTAAAGTTCGCTTTTACATTGTCTGCGCACAAACATTCAAAGTCACATCACATACGTATTTTCTTATAAACGTGTTTGCATAAAGTTGTTCTCGAGATTTTTTGAGTTAATCTCAAAGGCTTTCAAACTCGTGATTGTTCGTTAAAAATACATAGGAACACATATGTCATAAAAAAAATCTTATAAATCTATCTGACtaatttaaataaatatgaaTAAATTCATTATcattaaattttattttataatttgaattaaaatttaaaagtAATATTTGGTTATCTTAAAATACttataaattatttatttttctatgtttAAATGAAATATGTTTTTAAATAGGTTAATATAATAAGCACACTGAATTTTTATTGAGACTTAACCTGTAAATAAAAAAACCGGTTCTACCAAGGGTTCGGTTAAGCACCCGGTTCATTTCTAAGCCGATCCTTGGCGGCCCGGTTGAATGCTAAGCCGAAGTGGACGTATTGGCACTTGGCGCGAAGATTGTGACTGTGAGACATATACATGCAGAGTGAGCAGCGAGAGAGGGAGTGAAACGGAGAAATAGCGCGCATTGATCTGCgatttagggttttggttttccCCGATACGATATCTCAAGGTGAGTGAACGAGTGCGTAATCCATTGATTTCATCTCAATTATCACATTTTTTTGGATTCAGTTTTCTTCTTTGAGTTGCAACTACGCAGTTGAATTTGAAGCCCTCTCTAAAGCTGAAATTTCATCTCGTAAATGATGATAACGACGACGAACATTGTGTGTGAGATAGAAGTGTTTTTGTTATTTGCAGGGAGCGAGTGTGAGGAATTTAGAGAGAGAGTGGGGGTGAGAGATTCCAGAAGAAGAGTTCGAGAGTTTTTTTTCCTATTTATTTTTCAAGTTTTAGGGTTTTCACTCTTTGCAGCTTTAGATTGCGTTTCATTGAGCTTAATTGAATTTTTTCATGGAGCAACGAAAGCTTGTGGTTAGTCATGCATGTTCAATTGAAAATCTTGTTCTTGAAAATCTTGCTTTAAAAAATACGAATTTAACTTATTGTGCTCATGAGAATTGTATCTTAGGTTATGAGTATCCCATGGGACGTTGATACTGAGGGCTTGAAAGAATATATGAGCAAATTTGGTGAGCTAGAAGATTGTTTTGTTATAAAGGTTAGCTATTGCTTTCCGTTTTTTTCTTCTGTTATTCTTGCTTCCTTTTCATAtttaatttatgattttttgTGGTGGTGTGAAATTTGTCAAGTATTGGTACTACATTTTCATGCTCCAAGCTCCATTATTCAAGTATTTTGGAGAGAAAATTCAACATGTTTACGCAAACAGAGTAAAATAAAAAGcaagaaataataaaaaaagaatagaaaagaatTAATTGTTGCTTGCTTAATGACATTTCTGGGGGAATTTAAAATGTATCTTCCTTATACTGCACGTATGTAGTGATTGATTATCTTGTAATGCTAAATTTCATGTTTGCTTTCAAGTTTTAAGTTTTATGGAGGCACATTTTAATCTATTTATATTTGTATTTTAGGATCGGTCGAGTGGCCGGTCTCGCGGTTTTGGATATGTTACATTTACATCAGTAGATGATGCTAAGGTAATTGTTCTACACACAAAACAGACCTAGCTATTAGCTGAATATGCTAAATCCGAAGTTGCATCACTTCTAAATGCAGAAAGTGCTATCCAGTGAACACAGTCTTGGCAACAGAATGCTGGAAGTCAAAGTGGCCACACCAAAGGTTTTAACACATAATATAAAATTATGATTATTAAGTTTTAGTCTAGTTCGTTGCTGGTATACTTATAAGTTATATGAGATATTGTGATGGTGTTGTGGATTATACTACTGATTCTTGGCATGCTTTCCTTTTAAATTAAAGGAGGAGATGAGGGCACTAGTCAAAAAGGTTGCCAGAATCTTTGTGGGAAGGATTGCCCCATCAGTAACAGAAGCAACTTTTAGGAGGTATATTAAGGGTGATATCCTCATTAAAGTAATTGGGAGTGTTTTCATCTTTGTGGACGTAGTCTCATTGTCTTGTATAATCTCTGATGCTGTGCGGATGTATTAGTCTCATTGTCATATATAATCTCTGATGCTGTGGAAACGGATGTGTTAGTCTCATTGTCATATATAATCTCTGATGCTGTGGAAACGGATGTGTTAGTCTCATTCTCATATATAATCTCTGATGCTGTGGAAACGGATGCATTATTTACTATTTTAATATATTTCTTTCTCTTTCCCCCCCTTTGCAGTCATTTTGAGAAATACGGTGATATAACAGATTTATATATGCCAAAGGTACTTTCCTCACTTCGATGGTCATACATGTAAAGTTAAAATGCGGCTGGCATGTTTTATGCATTCTTTGTATGCATACACATAATGTTGATTGTAGTTGTTAGTTATACGATTACACTGCATTATTATGCATATACATATATAATGTTTATtgacttttatttattttaattctagACATGTTATCATTTATTTCCAACAGGATCTAGGATCAAAAACACATCGAGGAATTGGTTTTATCACTTTTGCAAGTGCAGGTTTGGCCATCATTATTTGTCTGTGCTACAATTATCTGTATATTTTAACTTATGGGTTTTCATGCCTTAACTGTCCttgaattttatttaatttaaaatcGTAAATAATTAACTAGTGTTAGTTAACTAGTATCCTGATAATATTGGCAAAAGACAATTTTGTGAGTACTTCTGAGTTCTGAGACAGGGCTGCTATACCTTTTTCTCGCTATAAGTAAATTAAACAAAGGGTACATCATTAAATATCACATGTATCTTTGTTTGAGTTGAATATCAAACTTTATATTTATTTTGTGGGACATATTGTTGGCTTTTAGAATTGTAAGTATGGGGTACTTGATTAAATTGTTTTCTGTATATTGTTCTTAAGAATCAGTAATTTCACTCTGCATTTGGAATATTTGTATTTCATATATAACTCTTCTCTGACCATTTCTATGTATAGGTTGGTCTATTTATGAAAGGTTATTGGTATAACTTTctctaagttttgaaatcaaaTAGATAACGGCACTATCAATTTCTGTAAGCCTATAACCAAGATATTCGTGTTGCAGATTCTGTTGAGAACTTGATGAAAGAAACCCATGAACTGGGAGGTTCTGATGTGGTGATTGATCAAGCAACACCTAAGGCAAGATTGCTTAGAGCTTATTCATTTTTCATTGCATTTTCTATTGAAGCAATTATCTGTTTGTAGCAGCCATGCATTGCCAGTAAAAGCATGGCTATATGCTCACAATATAAAGCTACTCGGCCCAATAGTTCAAAACAATTGGTTGATAACTTTTAGGCAGTGTTGTAAAATGGCCAAATGGTGTGGCAATTTTTTTGACAACTGCCATAGGCGATTTGTGAAGGGATGCCTGCCATGGTGATGCCATAGGACCCAATGGTTATGTCATGTTTATACAGAGGATTTTTGGCCTTCCACAATCTGCCCATTGACAACATTGATATTAAgtgaaaaagaaaatagaaaaaagtTAATTCATATGGATAGATAGATAGTCAAGGTTTTTAAAAAGAATAAGAAGGATTTTAAAGTGAAAATTAAGGGAAGACTTGGTGAAGGATGTGGATCCTTATCTTGATGAGATAAAGTCTAAGAATCAGTAGTCATGGTGTGCAAATAAATACTGGGGGAGATCGAAACACTATAACATACGAAGAGTCAATAGTATAGTTTGTATTTTATCACTAGTTCAGTTTCTCTTCTTACTCTGGGCATACTTTTGGTGCTTCCTCTCTTATGAGTATGTCATTTGGTGCTTCCCCTCTTATGATTATGTCATTTGTATGAATATCTTCTTTTTGATCTGTCTGGTTATGTTACATGCTAGCTAGCTGCCTGACAATTTGTTACAGCCTGCCACTAGCCATCTATTAGGAAATAATTGATTTATTTCACTGCCATCGCCATAAGTAAGTTATGAATTTACTGTTTAATCTATTTGATCGAATCATGTACGTTTAATGGATATGCTCTATGTCCAGATTGATGGAAAATGATGAATTAGGTTGAATTGGAATTGAACCATTAAATGTTTAATGTTCTATAGATGGAATGGACTCCATTCCATTCCATCCAACATCCCACCTTTCCCCCTCCAATTTGAGGGGAATGAAATTAAGCAATTTTGAAATTCTATCTTTAAAATATCTCAACATTGAAAAGACGAGTTTATTTTGTTTTGTTCCACTCCTCTACCATCCCTTCCATTCCACTTCACTTCCTGTTTGATATCTAAGCATATAACCATAATGCATGTTTTACAAGGATACTAAATGGCCGGCctaatttgaaaaaaaattgtgAATAATAATTAATAATGATTTGGTTGTAAGTTTTTTCCAACATCCAGAAGCAGGACCATATTAGCTTAATCCTAAACATAAAAGAGACTTGATTGACTTTAAAATAACTTAAGGGACTGAAGTTGTGTCTAGCTTCATTATTATCTGTATTTgttataaattttaaaatttgaaaTTTAGCCTTTGGTTTTTACCTATTATTGCTTCTTCACTTGTAAAtatcttcatttattttattgTTGTGTTTTCTGTTTTGCTTGAAAGCATTACATTACAGTTTGTTATTGTTGATTATCTATGACTTACTGGCACTTCATTTTTCCTCCCGTGTCATACTTGACATGCTCCAATATGCTGCCGGCACATCAGACTCATTTTAAACTAAAAGTGAGTTCCAAAATGTTCTCAATACGGCGCCAACACTCATCCGACATGCCATTGACATGTTTCTCTCTTTATTGTGAAATATATTAGTATTAGTTTTCATTTTCATCCATAAGTATTAGTTTGATGATAGAGAATACCCGATTATACATGACTTTTGTTAATAAAATGTTATGTTATTTTGGCAGGAAGATGATTTCAAGCCAATTGGCAGAACCAGAACGTCACAAGGAGGACATAGTGCATATAATAATGCTTATATTTCTGCACCAACTAGATATGCAGCACTTGCTGCTCCAACTATGTATGATCGTCCCAGTTCAATTTATGGAAGTAAGCATGGAAACAcattaaattaaaattattaattCTTATAAGTTTCCGCATACTGACTGCTTCAAACTGTAAATTAGGGCGAGAACCTGTTCGTGGAATGAGCAAAAAGATTTTTGTTGGCCGTCTTCCCCAGGAGGCAACCACTCAGGATCTTCGCCTGTATTTTGAAAGATTTGGCCATATATTGGATGTTTATATTCCTAGGGTAAGATGTCAAATAAAAGATATACAAGTGTGGAATGCTGGCTAACCCATCTGTCTATTTTTATCCAGCATGTCAAGAAATCTGGTCATAGAGGCTTTGGTTTTGTGACTTTTGCGGACTATGGTGTTGCAGATTGTGTCTCTCGAAGATCTCATGAAATTTGTGGGCGTCAGGTGCTTCAATTTGGATTTTCTGTCACTATGCATTATAACCCTACTTGAATCTATCCTTCCCTTTTTACCCTTGTTTGGAGATGACAATAAAATAAGTGGGATGTATTTAAAAATTTGTCAACACCCCCTCCTTTCTTGCAGTGATCTAATTGACATTACATCAGAGTGCAGTGATTGCACTGAATCATAACAGACATGTACAGTAGACCTACACTATTCCTGTTTGTACAGATTCCTTCTGACAGCATCGTATGTTAAAAATGTGAATGTGAAGTTGAACACCAATAATGATTCTGTTTGTTGTGTATACATGTGTATTCAAGGCTAAATAAACTTGACTAACCATGCATTCCTCATTTCATATAAACTTATATacaagtgtgtgtgtgtgtgtgaatCTTTGATTTATAAATGATTTTATTTCTTTGCATTATACTCCTGCAGGTTGTCATAGGTTCACCCGCACCTCTTGATGACACAGGGCCTAGTGGTAATTCTATGGTGAATAATAGTATGTATTCTTACAGGCGATATGGTGCTCCTGTGAGGCCATATTTTGATCGAAGTTCTGGGAGGCCGTATGTGAGGATGTACGATAACCGGGACTTCGACAATGTGAGTACAGACTATATAGCTTCATTACTATTATTTGCATTGCTGAGAAAATCTGAGAAATTAATAGGAAGCTGAGGAAAACTGGAGATTTGAGAGAATCTGAAATTTTGATTTTCTGAACTCTGAATCTGAAGACTTAGCTTGCAACTGATTAAAATTCCTTGTACAGTATTTTTAGATCAAGTTGATAGTTATAGTTTACTGGTAGATTCTGTACTGAAAGAATCTGATTACTAAGCTACAATAAGCTCATCCCAACACACTAAGTGCAGTTGGTTATAGGCCGAGTTTGCTCCAAAGATTCATTTGCTAACAGACAGGAGAAATACAATTATATAGCAGAAATACTAATTGACAAATATACTTATAATACACTTGAATGATTTTATAACTGGTAAGAAATGGTAAATTAGGTTATATATCAAGAATTTGCCcattttatatatttttttgaaTCTGCTAGACCCTTAGTATGTGTTGTTTCCCATCGTGGTCATCTTGCAAGTGAACCAAAATGCTTGTATATTTTATTCAATATGAGAAAGATGGatgatatatattttttaaagTGTTCCTTGGATTGGATGTAAAAGATTGGACAATATAAAATATTGGAATACTGAGTCTAGTTGCATGCTTCTTGCTTTCGGCTATTTATTAAGGAGTGCTAACAATACAGTCTAAATTCTATGTGGGTCTCACTAAATTATGTAGGTTATTTGGTGGGAT includes:
- the LOC127074452 gene encoding uncharacterized protein LOC127074452 — its product is MEQRKLVVMSIPWDVDTEGLKEYMSKFGELEDCFVIKDRSSGRSRGFGYVTFTSVDDAKKVLSSEHSLGNRMLEVKVATPKEEMRALVKKVARIFVGRIAPSVTEATFRSHFEKYGDITDLYMPKDLGSKTHRGIGFITFASADSVENLMKETHELGGSDVVIDQATPKEDDFKPIGRTRTSQGGHSAYNNAYISAPTRYAALAAPTMYDRPSSIYGRREPVRGMSKKIFVGRLPQEATTQDLRLYFERFGHILDVYIPRHVKKSGHRGFGFVTFADYGVADCVSRRSHEICGRQVVIGSPAPLDDTGPSGNSMVNNSMYSYRRYGAPVRPYFDRSSGRPYVRMYDNRDFDNRGYGVASRRPSRADWRYRPY